A single Chryseobacterium sp. DNA region contains:
- a CDS encoding TM2 domain-containing protein produces the protein MPAAILGILVGWLALNKFYLGYTKEGIIQIVLNIVTFGVASVIPFIEGILYLFMSDKQFDDTYVYGRKGWL, from the coding sequence ATTCCTGCTGCCATATTGGGTATTCTGGTAGGGTGGCTGGCTTTAAATAAATTTTATCTGGGCTATACTAAGGAGGGAATTATTCAAATTGTGCTTAATATTGTTACTTTCGGAGTAGCCTCGGTTATCCCTTTTATTGAAGGTATTCTGTATCTTTTTATGAGTGACAAGCAATTTGATGACACGTATGTCTACGGCAGAAAAGGCTGGTTATAA
- the hemB gene encoding porphobilinogen synthase, which produces MIHSRNRRLRVNESIRSLVKENVLTTDDFVMPIFVMEGENKQEAIPSMPGIFRRSIDLTVKECKELFSLGVKAVNLYMKVSEHLKDNTGKEAWNKDGLMQNTIKAIKDAVPGMVVMPDVALDPYSIYGHDGIIENGKILNDATNDALARMSVSHAEAGADLVAPSDMMDGRVLVIREALEESGFTDVGIVSYAAKYASSFYGPFRSALDSAPKDDMEIPKDKKTYQMDFHNSREALNEVYKDIEEGADVIMIKPGLPYLDIVSKVREAIDLPIAVYNVSGEYAMVKAAVQNGWLDNDKTIIENLTCFKRAGADMIFTYFAKEAAMILNK; this is translated from the coding sequence ATGATACATTCAAGAAATAGAAGACTTAGAGTTAATGAATCTATCAGAAGTCTGGTAAAAGAAAATGTGCTTACCACTGATGATTTTGTAATGCCGATCTTCGTAATGGAGGGCGAAAACAAGCAGGAGGCGATTCCGTCGATGCCGGGAATTTTCAGGCGGAGTATCGATTTAACGGTGAAGGAATGTAAGGAATTATTTTCTTTGGGCGTAAAAGCTGTCAATTTATACATGAAAGTGTCAGAACATCTGAAAGACAATACAGGAAAAGAGGCATGGAATAAAGACGGACTGATGCAGAATACCATCAAAGCTATTAAGGATGCCGTTCCGGGTATGGTGGTAATGCCGGATGTCGCATTGGATCCCTATTCAATCTATGGCCATGACGGAATCATTGAAAACGGAAAAATTTTAAATGATGCCACCAATGATGCCCTGGCAAGAATGTCTGTGTCCCATGCTGAAGCAGGTGCCGACTTAGTGGCTCCAAGTGACATGATGGATGGCAGGGTATTGGTGATCCGTGAGGCACTGGAAGAAAGTGGATTTACAGATGTAGGGATAGTAAGCTATGCTGCAAAATATGCAAGCTCTTTCTATGGACCTTTTAGAAGTGCTTTGGACAGTGCTCCGAAAGATGATATGGAAATTCCGAAAGATAAAAAAACATACCAGATGGATTTTCATAATTCCCGTGAAGCGCTAAATGAAGTGTATAAGGATATTGAAGAAGGGGCTGATGTTATCATGATCAAACCGGGCCTTCCTTATCTGGATATTGTTTCGAAAGTACGTGAGGCCATTGATCTTCCCATAGCAGTTTATAACGTAAGTGGAGAATATGCCATGGTAAAGGCAGCCGTTCAGAATGGCTGGCTGGATAATGACAAAACAATCATTGAAAACCTTACCTGCTTTAAAAGAGCCGGTGCAGATATGATCTTTACTTATTTTGCTAAAGAAGCGGCAATGATCTTAAATAAATAA
- a CDS encoding T9SS type A sorting domain-containing protein → MKKLLLLILFAGTFVGFSNNVQAQLKEPNSISQKSDDGVVIAYPNPAKDYLIIKAKDSSLRIKSVTFYSILGMQVANYAVNMNSGEINIEKLKPGKYLIRYILSDNTQKVTQIVKQ, encoded by the coding sequence ATGAAAAAACTTTTACTTTTAATCTTATTCGCAGGCACTTTTGTTGGGTTTTCCAATAATGTACAAGCTCAGCTAAAGGAGCCAAATTCCATCTCACAAAAATCGGATGATGGAGTAGTGATTGCCTATCCCAATCCTGCAAAGGATTACCTTATCATAAAGGCAAAAGATTCTTCTTTAAGAATCAAAAGTGTGACTTTTTATTCAATTTTGGGTATGCAGGTTGCGAATTATGCGGTCAATATGAATTCCGGGGAAATCAATATTGAAAAATTGAAGCCGGGAAAATATCTGATCCGCTATATCTTAAGTGATAATACGCAAAAGGTTACTCAAATCGTAAAACAATAA
- a CDS encoding ABC transporter ATP-binding protein — protein MLKAEHIKKTYNAGKKVALDDFSIHVPKGSIYGLLGPNGAGKTSFIRIINQITQADSGDIFINGDKLNPDHIRNIGYMPEERGLYKNMSVGDQILYFAELKGMSKNDALNEAKMWFEKLNIDQWWKKKLSELSKGMAQKIQFVVTVLHRPHLLILDEPFSGFDPVNANLIKDQIIDLKNNGTTIILSTHRMESVEEMCDYVALINNSKKIIDGRVFDVREKFKKNIFGVTLSEVNNDQFENFKNKYEIFNFTNANQLISFDLKNETGQNNILLDLIHVGQVRSFDERIPSMNEVFINAVSNHS, from the coding sequence ATGTTAAAAGCTGAACATATTAAAAAGACCTATAATGCCGGAAAAAAGGTCGCATTGGATGATTTTAGCATCCATGTTCCAAAAGGCAGTATTTATGGGCTTTTAGGCCCCAACGGAGCCGGAAAGACTTCTTTTATCCGCATTATCAATCAGATTACTCAGGCTGACTCAGGAGACATCTTCATCAATGGAGACAAACTGAATCCGGACCATATCAGAAATATCGGCTATATGCCCGAAGAAAGAGGCTTATACAAAAATATGAGCGTGGGTGATCAGATCCTTTACTTTGCCGAGCTCAAGGGAATGAGTAAGAACGACGCCCTGAATGAAGCCAAAATGTGGTTTGAAAAGCTAAATATTGATCAATGGTGGAAGAAAAAGCTTTCCGAGCTGTCCAAAGGTATGGCACAAAAGATACAGTTTGTGGTAACCGTTTTGCACAGGCCCCATCTTTTGATTCTCGATGAACCGTTCTCCGGTTTTGATCCTGTCAATGCCAATTTAATAAAAGATCAGATCATTGACCTTAAAAATAACGGAACCACCATTATTCTTTCTACCCACCGAATGGAAAGTGTAGAGGAAATGTGCGATTATGTAGCGTTGATCAACAATTCCAAGAAGATTATTGATGGCCGGGTTTTCGATGTAAGAGAAAAGTTTAAGAAAAATATTTTTGGGGTTACCCTTTCAGAGGTCAACAATGATCAATTTGAAAATTTTAAAAATAAATACGAAATTTTCAATTTTACCAATGCTAACCAACTTATTTCTTTCGATCTTAAAAACGAAACCGGTCAAAATAATATTCTTCTTGACCTTATCCATGTAGGCCAGGTACGATCATTCGACGAAAGGATTCCTAGTATGAATGAAGTGTTTATTAATGCCGTAAGTAATCATTCTTAA